A section of the Metabacillus endolithicus genome encodes:
- a CDS encoding flagellar basal body rod protein — MKKFGLILLGGVAVAILLSNLAPMIALGLSLLILYYSYKGFIKTESKFNKVVLAIVGVIALFASASNLPAILGFVAAYVIYVVYKNWNKSSKKTIKEDSDPFTNFEKEWNDLKGNY; from the coding sequence ATGAAAAAGTTTGGATTAATACTTTTAGGTGGGGTAGCTGTAGCAATACTGCTATCAAATTTAGCACCAATGATAGCTTTAGGATTAAGTCTACTGATTCTGTACTACTCGTACAAAGGCTTTATCAAGACTGAATCTAAATTTAACAAAGTCGTGCTAGCCATTGTTGGTGTGATTGCCCTATTTGCTTCAGCATCAAACCTTCCAGCAATTTTAGGATTTGTTGCTGCATATGTCATTTACGTTGTTTATAAAAACTGGAACAAATCGTCTAAGAAGACTATAAAAGAAGATTCTGATCCATTTACAAATTTTGAAAAAGAGTGGAACGATTTAAAAGGTAACTATTAA